From the genome of Meriones unguiculatus strain TT.TT164.6M chromosome X unlocalized genomic scaffold, Bangor_MerUng_6.1 ChrX_unordered_Scaffold_30, whole genome shotgun sequence, one region includes:
- the Cd99l2 gene encoding CD99 antigen-like protein 2 isoform X1, with protein MVAWRTGFLICFVFSLATLVQRGYSDIDDFNLEDALKDTSSVKPRWEHFSTTTKRPGTTRAPANPAERWDRVTTTTTRKPVTTRAPPIPMDPDGLNLADALDDRNDLDGGKTPNARDGEGFSDKDLEDILGGGGYKPDKNKGGGGYGSNDDPGSGMSTETGTIAGVASALAMALIGAVSSYISYQQKKFCFSIQQGLNADYVKGENLEAVVCEEPQVTYSQQETQSAEPPPSVPSRI; from the exons GATACAGCGACATTGATGATTTTAATCTGGAGGATGCATTGAAAGACACTTCCTCAGTAAAGC cAAGATGGGAACACTTCAGCACCACAACTAAGAGGCCAGGAACAACCAGAGCCCCAGCAAACCCAGCAG AGAGATGGGACCGTGTCACCACTACTACAACTAGAAAGCCAGTAACAACTAGAGCACCACCAATTCCTATGG ATCCAGATGGTTTAAACTTGGCTGATGCTTTGGATGATCGAAATGATCTAGATGGTGGCAAAACGCCAAATGCAAGAGACGGAGAAG GTTTCTCAGACAAGGATCTTGAAGACATACTGGGAGGTGGAGGATATAAACCTGATAAGAATAAAG gtGGTGGTGGTTATGGCAGCAATGATGACCCTGGATCTG GCATGTCGACAGAAACTGGCACCATCGCAGGTGTGGCCAGTGCCCTGGCTATGGCCCTGATTGGAGCTGTATCCAGCTACATCTCCTACCAACAGAAAAAGTTTTGCTTCAGCATTCAGC AGGGCCTCAATGCAGACTATGTGAAGGGGGAAAATCTGGAAGCTGTTGTGTGTGAGGAACCTCAAG TGACATATTCACAACAAGAAACACAGTCTGCAGAACCTCCACCATCTGTGCCATCCCGGATCTGA